The following are encoded in a window of Prevotella melaninogenica genomic DNA:
- a CDS encoding DUF4919 domain-containing protein gives MRKLFAFVLLLLSLAVSAQTDKTFMSVDWDKIKAEVKANPQHVQQLVDILINVDADTTLTAEDKILAVYGRTYLNNGRDMFMELDMSKARNEGKFDVAATLADKVLASNPLNTNAIVSKIYHFRKLSTTEPDKSWMLSDSLKVYSVRLSRILDTIFMTGDGSKEHPFSVTSVGDEYNLVYFFFGIPKVNSQMVVGSCDRLVLGETNANYTSSDIYFDVKRVFEIENSMFEQQGGKGK, from the coding sequence ATGAGAAAGTTATTTGCTTTCGTGTTGTTGCTGCTATCGTTAGCAGTATCAGCACAGACGGATAAGACATTTATGTCTGTAGACTGGGACAAAATAAAGGCAGAAGTGAAAGCTAATCCACAGCATGTTCAGCAGTTAGTTGATATTCTTATCAATGTTGATGCTGATACCACATTGACTGCTGAGGACAAAATCTTGGCTGTTTATGGACGAACTTACCTTAATAATGGTAGGGATATGTTCATGGAACTTGATATGTCGAAAGCCAGGAACGAAGGTAAGTTTGATGTTGCTGCTACGCTTGCAGATAAGGTTCTTGCCAGCAATCCGCTTAATACCAATGCTATTGTATCTAAGATTTATCATTTCAGAAAACTTTCAACCACCGAACCTGATAAATCATGGATGTTGAGCGATAGCCTTAAGGTTTATTCTGTTCGTTTATCACGCATTCTCGATACAATCTTCATGACTGGTGATGGTAGTAAGGAACACCCTTTCTCCGTGACATCAGTGGGGGATGAATATAATCTTGTTTACTTCTTCTTTGGTATTCCTAAGGTGAATAGTCAGATGGTAGTCGGTAGTTGTGATCGTCTTGTTTTGGGTGAAACGAATGCTAATTACACTTCTTCTGATATTTACTTTGATGTAAAACGAGTCTTTGAAATCGAGAATTCTATGTTTGAACAGCAAGGAGGAAAGGGGAAGTAA